The following nucleotide sequence is from Aspergillus luchuensis IFO 4308 DNA, chromosome 1, nearly complete sequence.
tccccatgatggagaggatatGGCAATGGTACGTTTCTCTGACTCTCATCCccgatcctcatcctctcgcacccacacacacaaccaAACCAATCCCTTTCAAACCATCCCACACAGAAAGAGTTGAAGAGAAAACCATCCACAAAAAAGAACAACCAAAACCAAACCCCCAAAAGACTCTGAATTTGTCCCTGAGAGAACAAAAACAGAATGCCTCCCTCCAAGAAGCCCTCTCCTGTACCAGCTGCACAATCACCCGCATCCCCAAGGACATCTACTACGATGATCGCATAAAAGGCATCTACGATGCCTCCCGCGATCCACCGTTCCTGACCCCAGgcctcaccaccacagaagaagacaaggaaaTCCCACCCGACGAAATACCCCCAGCCCCCCAAGAAGGCAAAGGTAATAATAAACAAGAGCCATCACCCACATACACCCACCTCCTCACACCCACCCAAGAACAATCCTACAACACCCAACTCCAAATCTACCTCAGCCACGACCCGACAAACGACCACAAGTTCGCCAAATACCTCGTGGactaccacatccacatacATTACCTTTTGCGTCGCAGCATGCTAGGTCTCTGTCGGGACGTGACCGATCTATACGAAATGAAAgattggatgaagaggatgatgcatCCTGCCAATCATGAGGATGATGTGAGAGTATCTGTCAGTCCTACTGGCATTTACACCCCCCAGCCACAACTCGGACCGTCTCAAAATCTCTACTCCCTGAGAAGTCAGAATTACCGCAAGCGTCACAACCGACACCATCAATCCTACCAATCTCCCTTCTACCAACCACCCCAgagacaacaacacctccctcgctcatcactctcatcctccgtctcatcatcaacagaggATGACCGCCCAAGCGACTGGCCAGGCGACTCGAACAGACAAATGAAATATCAAGTGAAACTATGGGATAAAGGCGcaagaatgaggaggaagcgCTATAAGGAGAGCCAAGCCCGGTGGGCGGTTATACAAGAGGAGAGGGCCCGACAacgggagatgatgatgatgatgatgcggagTAGGAGGAATTTGCCTAGAAATACTAATGCGCGTATGAAAGGGGGTagcgctggtggtgggggtggtggtgtcaaaGTGAGGCTGTATTGCTCGACGCAGGTAGCAGGTGTTGGAGGTGATGGGTTATACTAtgatgggaagaggaggtttctgagggaggtggaggtcgaggagATGGCATTTGGGGAGGTTATTAGATGACTAGGAGCAATGAATTGGATATATGGAATAATGAGCTGTCTATCCTCCGGTAAAGTGTAGTACTTTTTTTCAGTTTCTTCTCAATCTCCTTTCTAAATTGCATGTGGTAAGTCAGGGATGAAAGTGGAATGTAGGCGAGTGACCATCCATTCTTGAAGCcggatgggatggaatgtGAGCAAACCGGAAGCAATCAATAATGGTGCACCACCACTGCTTGACATGTGAGAGATACCGTAACCGTGTGTCTTTACTGTGTTCAACTGCACAAACGCAATCTATCTTCATAGCATGATTCATACTCTCAATATCCTATCATTAAAATCCGCCTAATATCCAAGTCATAATATGTCGTATCCAAACTCATAATATGTCCCCACAACGAGAACCCACCCCAAACCAAGAATTCACTCCACAGACAAGCAATCATCCGGGTCAAAGTACCCGCCTGACGACCGCATCCCAAAATGCATCGCTTCAATCGCCTCGTGCCCCTCATAttcatcttccccatctagcctctcttcaccttcctcgacCACATCCTGTGCGGTAAGCTGAGCGACCACCTTCTGATTGACGCGGTAGCAAGAAAGAATCTCCGATGTCACGGATCGTGCCGGTAGGGTGCTCGATTTGATCTGGCAGAGGACCTCGCCAAAGGCATGCATGACGAAGCTGGCGCGCGGATATTCGTTATATGTGTAAGACGCAAGGACCCGAAGCCATTCGTCACGGCAGTGCTGCCACACCAGTATCAAAGGGTGATCGCCTTCCgggggaggaatggatcTGGCCTCTCCTGCAGCGTCCAGCGCGTGAGGGGAGAACGAGTCCTGACTTCGGGAAATAGCCGTGTTCCATTGGATGTAGAGTTTTCTGATCTTATCTCTCATGCCCTTGGCGGCTGCGAATAATTGTCCGCGTTGGCCTTCGTTCTTGATCTTTTCGCGGATCGTACGCCAGGGCCGTGTCAGGTCTTCGTCTTTGCTGAAGGAtgcctcctcttctgggAATTCTGCCTCGAGCTTGGTAAGCATCTTGTCTCGCTCCTGCGTGGCGACTTCGAACCGGAGATAATCGATGATGTTGGATTTCTTGGGTCTCCGGCGGGGGTTCTTGTATGCGGGGAGTTCGCGTGCCCGGGGGCTGATCTTCTTGCGGTATTGCCGCCATGCTTGTTCGGATAGGTGGACTCCTGCTTTGCGGCCGTCGACTAGGTGACTGAGGAGACAGGCGAGTTCCTTCGCTTTGTCTGAGTCGATTGACTCCTCATCGTAGGCGATCATCTCATGCTCCACGGTACAGCGACCTAGGTTTGACAGGGTCAAATTGAAGGTGAATGAGCTCTGGAGGAACTCATCCATGGATTGGATGTCTTTCATGTCTACAGCGTACTTGGTAAGTCCGTAATGCTCTGGCGGAAACTCTGTATCTGGCAAGCCGGAATTGTAAAAGTTTCGAACGATGTTCTGATCCCAGCAGATCCAAGGAGTATCGCCATCGTAGTCACCACCAGAGAGCATATGTGCCAACGGTATGTTGCCAACACTGGGAAAGACAATTACGTCTTTGAAATGTCGTAGCTCTTGCTTCCACACGGCCGTCCGGCGTTGGATATCAGAGGGCAGATGGGCGGGCAGACGGCCGACGAGGACGTCAATGCCATCTAGTAGGATATCTTCAAATTGCCCCTTTCCATCGCGCCAGACGTTCGAAAAGCCGAAAtgaacctcatcctccttcaagACTCCGTATGGGTCAGCAATGCAGAAAGCGTATGTTGAGAGGGGAACTTCAATGCGAAGTTCGTCCACATGCCGCTTCAGAAGTTCTCGCAGGCACTTCCCTAATCGCTTACGGAGGAAATGGAAGCTCCGAGGGCAGAAGCCAGCTTCAGTAAGGCGGATTATGAACTCGGCATCATTGCTCATCCAATTTTCGAAACGCCAGGTCCTCTGAGACACCCGTCCAAAGCCATCATCCCCCGACGGGCGGATTTTCTGCACTAGGCTCCGGCAGAGCACTGCGCTGTCGGATTCGAGAACGTCCGCAAATTCCTGATATAACGATTGAATCCCTAATCGAGTGAGATCTGCGAGATGCCCCCTAATGTGCCCACCGTGATCCAATATGTTCAAAAGCTGTATAGTCTGATTTACGGGATGCAAAGGTTTAGACCATTTAACAACCTCAAAGGTAAGTTTCTCATCGTCTACCGACCCATCCCACTCGTGAGGATGCGGCCTTATCTTCAACTGCGAGTCGGATATTTGGATCCATACGTCATCGTCAGCTGTGACGTGAGATCGATGTTTGTCGACCATCCATAACCCTTTCGCACCTGCTATTCTACCCTGGAAGGCGCTTGGGGTGTATCCCGTCAGTCCCAATGAATCACAAATCTGATTGGCCAAGCTTCTAGACATCAGAGCGCAACCATCGTTCATGACAGGTTTGGATACATCTGGTAATGGTAGAACTTGCCGTGGATGTAGGACCACTGTAGCGTATGTTTTCGAGAGAGCCAATGAGAAGCGTTGAAACAATTTGCAGTTGGTTTGCATGAGGTTTTCTTCTCGAGGCATgtgccaatcaatcaacGCATCTAGACTCATTGGAGTGCGGTTGCTACTGTCTTGATGGGGAGGTGCAACAAGAGGGACAGGGGAACTATGGTCAAAATCAATCCCATCGATTGCAAAGAAGTCGATTCGAAATTTGGGATCATCTGCTTTGCGTTTCGACTTGACCTCATCCACAAAAAAAGGCCTCCACGTCCTCCCTAAGCATTGATGAGCATTCTGCGTTAGCCATAAACCCAGGGTTTCTCGCAGGAGTGTAGGCTGTAAGGGGAACCGGAGATGCGATGGAGGCCGCGCCGGAGCTGGCACTGTCAGACTGAGAAATCTATCAGATCCAAATCGCCGGTGAAAGCGACAGGTCCGTTCAGTCTTCAATGGATTCAATCTTAACTTCAAGACCCCTTCTTCGGACCACTCCAAATCCCCAGTTAGTACGACAACTTCTGAATGTTTGTCAGTCTTGAACTTCCCAGTAGCTGCATCCCAAGCCTTGCGAGAGGACTTTTCGGGGAGCCGTTTCCCTTCCCGCTGACTATGCCCCTCTATCCAGCGCCAGAAATCATCAAGCGTCTTGAAAGAGATGTTGGGACCAACCAACATGCGGTCCAAGGATACACCCCACTCTCTAGCCACTCTCTCGAGTTCATATCTATATCGAAGCGTGACGGAACTTGGGTATTGATGATCGTGCGAGAATGGTCCGAATTGGAGAAGGCCTGTCATAATGCGCCCTTCAATTGATTCGCGAGGCTCCTGGCAAGCGAGTTGCTCTAAACTCTGTATTTCAGCAAggtttgttgctgttgtttgCTCACTCAGATGATGCCCCACTACAGAGTCCTCGTACATGGGTTCAGTTTCCAACATTGACTCATCGACTTCAGTGGTGCTCGACGTGAACGAGGTCTCGTAGGGAGCAGTAGTCGAATAAAGAAAGCTGGAAGAAGTATCAGCTACAGTGCTGAAGCTAAAATTCGCCCGATCGTTGGAGGTTGGTGTTGCATCATAACGCTGGAAACTGTCGGAACCCCTCAGGCGTTCCACGAATTTGGAGGGTTTATCGTTGTCGGTTTTCTTGGGGCttttgaatatattaattggAACTGTGACATTTGATGGCTGGAAGGCCGGAAATCCGGCTCTGGTGACGTTTCCAATGGGAAGATCACAAGCGTCTTCCTTGGATATAGGCGATTGCGGCCTGTCTGGATCCTTGACCGGAGAGTTGGGAGCCGTGTGgaattcctcttccacaGAAAGCCTTCTCTTGAGCGAGTTTTCTGGTGGCGCAGGAGGCTCTTCTACCAGTTCGTCGACCTTCCTGGGAGCTGGAAAGGAGCCATTAAGCAGGTAGAGTTCGTCATTGATCAATCTTTCGAGATATCGTTGGCGCTCCTCCTTTGCAATAGTACTGCTCCCATTGCTGATAAAGATATCTCTCGAGGTGTTCGCGAATGAGCCTGGTATATGTCCCCATTGACCATCCCCAGCAGATAGCACCGTTGATTGGGAGACAATCCACTCCTCGAAGTCATTGAAGATCCGGTTCAAGTCCACCTTGCGGTTGAAGTATAGCACTCTGATCCGGCCATAAAGGCTCCAGCCAAGTGACTTATCATCCTTGCCAATAGATGGAGAGAATAAGAGGGGATTTGGGATGTCCAGATCGAATTGCTCGTTTATCGAATCGATCAACTTGTTCAATTCCTGACCAGTTCTGACTGGGGTACGGGGGAAAGTCATCTCGTGGTATAGATGGACAGGCGACGGGGTTCTTTCCCAATGCACGGGCAGTTTCTGAATTTTTACGTTGCAAACAAGCGATGCCTACCTCTCCTATCCAAAGCTCTGATTGAGTCTCCCCTGCAGTGTCCTGACGGAATGGGAAGCATACAAACAAATGATTGGCTCAATATATTAAAAGGGGTTTGATCTCAGCATCATGCACATAAAATGCATTGCCTTTCTGGTCAAAGGAGGGAAACTAGACTGATGCTGTTTAGAAATAGGGGTCGCAGAGGTTGAGACGAGGGACAGGGAGGGGCACGCACAACGGATGgagatgcagaagagaaagaaagagggcgAGGTGTTGAGCCCACACTAAGTAACAACATCCATGACAGCTCCCCCACCCCAGCAAATCATGACTGAATGTTTGGCGCCGATACCGCTAATCCTTGTGTGCTACAGCCTTATTAGTACTTATTTATACATCTACAAGGCTGGGAGCCTGATTCTGGTGATCCAGTAAGAGTGCTTGACAGCAACCGTGATTGTTATGATGATTCGAGGATGTCTCAATTTGACCGCGCACTTCTGACTCTATTCCAGGCCGTGATTGTATTTGTCGGTTGCCGTGTAAACGGACCCAGTAACAGTCCCCACTCCTTGCCCGATCAGAATGACAAACAATGAactggagaaaagaaagcgaaaAGGAACATCTATCGCACCAAATCGGCCGCCGACGGATTCCACAGTGAATGCAATGGGGCGGTTATTTCGTTTGTAACAATGTGTATGGGGTTTCGCTCCACAACATAGACCCCCCCAGTTGCTTGGACATGATCTGTTGGGATCAGCAGCGGCACCAAGAGGAACTGTCCAGACTAAAGAGATCCTGATCGGTCTACGTCCGGAGCGATGGGACTGAATCGGGCCCTTCTTGTCCCACGGTATTCCCATCTGCGGAGTGCGGCTCTGGTATGGGTGTCAAGGATCCCATATCAACATCCTGTGGTTGTACATGCTTGCTTTTGGTGCCGATCTTATATCCAATCACGAGCGTGATATAGAGTGGAATGCCTATGTAGGAGGTCACAAATGCCATGCTGCGATCGATCCCTTTGGGGTAATATTCTGGGTCGACAAAGTCGAGCCCACGTATGACCGTAACAAAGACGCATACTACCAGTGCAACCCACGATCCGAACAGCCCAAGGGGCGCTCTGAAGGACAAGACCTCATCAGTGATCTTTTGAGCCTTTCTTGCTCGAATGAAAGAGAAATGGATCACGAGAATTGAAGCCCACGTCAGGATACTGAACATGGAAACCAGGTTGACCGAGTATTCAAACAGTCTCTTAGAGCCACTGGAGATATTCAGGTACGCCAAACACGCCAAAGCAGAGCATGTACCCAACGAATAGATGGGGGTTCCTCGCCTATTAGTACGGCACAGGAAGAAAGGGGCATTCTTGTCCAATGAAAGACCCTGTAGTGTTACGCTTGCCATTTGTAGAGCCTGGTTTGCAGCCGATAGCACGAATAGCAAAAGACAGGCGTTCAGGATGTGAGGAATTACCGAAGGGCCGGCTGATTGAGCAACAGCTACGAAGGCCGAGGCTGTCCGATGCTGGGGCGTATTGTGGGAAAATGCTAGCATGTGGGTGTCATGGGGAACAAGTATTCCCAAGAGCGTTATGTTGACAATGTTGAACACCAAGATGCGATAAAAGGTCACCTTGATCGCCCGACCTGCCGCTTTTCGGGGGTTTGGTGTGCGCAGGATTGTCATTCCCATCAACTCACTTCCAAGATAGGCGAGCGTAGCGGATGGGACTGTTCTGCAAATAGCACGGACGGTACCTGCCACGGCGCCTCCTGCTCCACTAGCAAATGCCCCAGGGTCTCTCCAGTAGCGAAAGCCTTTCATATCGCGATCTGGTCCCCCTCCAAGTGCAAGGACAATGGATAGAGCCATAAGCCCTGACATCACCAGTACCTTGAAGAATGACAAAATGACTTCGTACTTTCCCAGATATCGACCGCACATGGAATTGGCGGCTATGATGACCCCTAAAAAGGCTGTAGTCCAAAAAGCTGAGTATTTCGCTTCGTTATCTTGCCAGTACGCTATCAGCAACTCTCCTGCTGCCAGCTGGTTGGGGATGACGACCATGAACTTGAACCAGTATCTATCATTCTGTGGTTATTGCATGTTGGAGGTAGAGATCCAATCCCATACAAGGCGGCTTACATCCATCCCAGAGTGAACCCAAGCGCAGGATCACAGAGCCTAGTTGCATGGTCCGTCATGGATGGCTCAGGAGACCACGAGGCCACCTCACCTAGAGCGCAGAGAACCAAGTAGACAACTATCCCAACACCTGTATAGGAGATCAAAATCGATGCAGGCTAACCGTATTAGTAACAGtaggttgaagaagagcgaGACGCTTACACCTGCTCTATTTCAAGTGTTAATTGTGGCTTTCGAGTTTGGGGATTGTTCTCTTACTTGGACAGTGCATTCCCCGCGCAGATCGTCAACCCTGTATTGATAGCACCGCCAATAGCTTGGAAGACGAAAGATCAGTTAGAAgtctaaatatttttaatcggAATACTGACCAACCATGGTTATCTGTTGGGGCTTCAAGACACCGTAGGAAGCCGCTGAAAGCCCATCCTGGCTAGGAGGGTGTGTTGAAAAAGCGTAGTGTTCATTCGTGGGGATAATTCTTTCAGATCCCTGTACTCCCTGGCTTGGTTGAGGCATGCTCACTTCGTGAGACGAGCATCTAGCTGAACACGCCATTAAATTGCAGATTCAGAATTTAGAGCAGTGGGAAAGTAGACAGCTCAGCTGAAATGGAAGGCGTGCACACGGAAGGAGCATGTCCCGGGAGCCATATGCGTGCTTTTCCGCATACACTCAGTAATTAGTTACTTAAAAGGGTAACGTGAGACGGAATTGTGGATCACGTCTTAGGTTGGATTGAAATGGCATGGGTATAAGTAGAAGTAAGTTCTGGCTTAAACGGAAAGATATCGTCCCATCAAGGCTGAAAGCCCCTCAGATACATTGGTAAATCAAAGAAATGAGTGGTGAGTCCTACACACTCAAGACGACCATAAACCATCATAAATACAAAAACGCCGGTCTAGAGCCCCCagggaatagaaaaagaaaacggaAAATAAGCCGTTCGTGTAAGCGGAATaaggcagagaagagaatgaagcCATCATCGCATGGCGTGGCTTCGACAGATTGGTGTCATATACACATCGCGCCGGGTCCCAGGAGGCACGTCTAGCGTCGCCTCAAAATCCTTTTGCTGGAAAGTAAAATGCATATCCTGATTACCTCGACATGTAGAGGGAGTCGCTAGATTCCGTTCTTGGGAATATCCGGGTGTAAAGCGAGTCGCTCGATTCAGTCCGAGGGAACATCCGTTGGTGAGCCTTGGAGATTACCCGGTCGGTGTAGACACCCTTGGCCGTGCCTCGGACAACTTCCTCAAGATATTCCCGGAAGTCGTGAGGAGCGAAGTCGGGATAAAGGTCCTTGGAGGTCAAGTAGCCCAAGTACTTGGCGTACTCAGGATTGTTGTCGCCGCGGACACCCCATGACAGTTGGTTTTCGGCCAGGTATCGGGGAATGAACTTGACAGGATCGAAGGGATAGGTCTCACTGGACTGCCGAGCTGCAAGCACCCTTGTGTAGATAGTCTCTTCAGGGATCTGTGACAGATGAGGTCAGCTTACACCCAACAACCGCAGCGAGTCACTGTACTTACATAATTCCTTTGGATCTTTTCCTCGCtgatctcctccagaagGTCATAAATCTGATTCTGTGTAAGGACCGTGTTGTAGGCGAAAACCATCTTGTTCAGTGTCCGGTCATCAACAATGATCTTGGCGACGTAGCGTCCAATGTCTCGAAGGTCCGTTAGGGCAAGAGGTGTGTTGCCATCACCGACTATTTCGTTGTTCGCCGTAGTCATGGCATAGTCGGTCCTTCCGGAACCGAGGCGGGGGTAAGAAAGCTGGTACCACCAACCGATGTCAATGATGGTGTAAGGAAGTCGGAGCTGTTTGATGTGGTTGTACACTGTTTCTTTCTGGAGGAGAAGTCAGCTGATGATCCACGGAAGGTATGGtgtgcggcggcggcgacttACCTCGTCCCTCAACCACATGATTCCACCAGGTGGTGCCACAGTGATGAAGCCACATGGGATGAATCGTTGAACTCCAGCACTCTTTGCAGCCTTAGCGAGAGGGATTTGGTCCTGCTGTTCCGCAGGACCGACACAGCTGACAACGACATCGATTCCC
It contains:
- a CDS encoding uncharacterized protein (COG:S;~EggNog:ENOG410Q1CM), with protein sequence MIQMYQPTSCLMLHIILPMMERIWQWYVSLTLIPDPHPLAPTHTTKPIPFKPSHTERVEEKTIHKKEQPKPNPQKTLNLSLREQKQNASLQEALSCTSCTITRIPKDIYYDDRIKGIYDASRDPPFLTPGLTTTEEDKEIPPDEIPPAPQEGKGNNKQEPSPTYTHLLTPTQEQSYNTQLQIYLSHDPTNDHKFAKYLVDYHIHIHYLLRRSMLGLCRDVTDLYEMKDWMKRMMHPANHEDDVRVSVSPTGIYTPQPQLGPSQNLYSLRSQNYRKRHNRHHQSYQSPFYQPPQRQQHLPRSSLSSSVSSSTEDDRPSDWPGDSNRQMKYQVKLWDKGARMRRKRYKESQARWAVIQEERARQREMMMMMMRSRRNLPRNTNARMKGGSAGGGGGGVKVRLYCSTQVAGVGGDGLYYDGKRRFLREVEVEEMAFGEVIR
- a CDS encoding RNA dependent RNA polymerase (COG:A;~EggNog:ENOG410PIGH;~InterPro:IPR007855;~PFAM:PF05183;~go_function: GO:0003968 - RNA-directed 5'-3' RNA polymerase activity [Evidence IEA]); this encodes MTFPRTPVRTGQELNKLIDSINEQFDLDIPNPLLFSPSIGKDDKSLGWSLYGRIRVLYFNRKVDLNRIFNDFEEWIVSQSTVLSAGDGQWGHIPGSFANTSRDIFISNGSSTIAKEERQRYLERLINDELYLLNGSFPAPRKVDELVEEPPAPPENSLKRRLSVEEEFHTAPNSPVKDPDRPQSPISKEDACDLPIGNVTRAGFPAFQPSNVTVPINIFKSPKKTDNDKPSKFVERLRGSDSFQRYDATPTSNDRANFSFSTVADTSSSFLYSTTAPYETSFTSSTTEVDESMLETEPMYEDSVVGHHLSEQTTATNLAEIQSLEQLACQEPRESIEGRIMTGLLQFGPFSHDHQYPSSVTLRYRYELERVAREWGVSLDRMLVGPNISFKTLDDFWRWIEGHSQREGKRLPEKSSRKAWDAATGKFKTDKHSEVVVLTGDLEWSEEGVLKLRLNPLKTERTCRFHRRFGSDRFLSLTVPAPARPPSHLRFPLQPTLLRETLGLWLTQNAHQCLGRTWRPFFVDEVKSKRKADDPKFRIDFFAIDGIDFDHSSPVPLVAPPHQDSSNRTPMSLDALIDWHMPREENLMQTNCKLFQRFSLALSKTYATVVLHPRQVLPLPDVSKPVMNDGCALMSRSLANQICDSLGLTGYTPSAFQGRIAGAKGLWMVDKHRSHVTADDDVWIQISDSQLKIRPHPHEWDGSVDDEKLTFEVVKWSKPLHPVNQTIQLLNILDHGGHIRGHLADLTRLGIQSLYQEFADVLESDSAVLCRSLVQKIRPSGDDGFGRVSQRTWRFENWMSNDAEFIIRLTEAGFCPRSFHFLRKRLGKCLRELLKRHVDELRIEVPLSTYAFCIADPYGVLKEDEVHFGFSNVWRDGKGQFEDILLDGIDVLVGRLPAHLPSDIQRRTAVWKQELRHFKDVIVFPSVGNIPLAHMLSGGDYDGDTPWICWDQNIVRNFYNSGLPDTEFPPEHYGLTKYAVDMKDIQSMDEFLQSSFTFNLTLSNLGRCTVEHEMIAYDEESIDSDKAKELACLLSHLVDGRKAGVHLSEQAWRQYRKKISPRARELPAYKNPRRRPKKSNIIDYLRFEVATQERDKMLTKLEAEFPEEEASFSKDEDLTRPWRTIREKIKNEGQRGQLFAAAKGMRDKIRKLYIQWNTAISRSQDSFSPHALDAAGEARSIPPPEGDHPLILVWQHCRDEWLRVLASYTYNEYPRASFVMHAFGEVLCQIKSSTLPARSVTSEILSCYRVNQKVVAQLTAQDVVEEGEERLDGEDEYEGHEAIEAMHFGMRSSGGYFDPDDCLSVE
- a CDS encoding putative amino acid permease (COG:E;~EggNog:ENOG410Q2BV;~InterPro:IPR004840,IPR004841;~PFAM:PF13520,PF00324;~TransMembrane:11 (o46-64i76-97o123-144i156-177o183-206i277-296o333-357i378-397o409-430i450-468o488-506i);~go_component: GO:0016020 - membrane [Evidence IEA];~go_component: GO:0016021 - integral component of membrane [Evidence IEA];~go_process: GO:0006865 - amino acid transport [Evidence IEA];~go_process: GO:0055085 - transmembrane transport [Evidence IEA]), which codes for MPQPSQGVQGSERIIPTNEHYAFSTHPPSQDGLSAASYGVLKPQQITMVAIGGAINTGLTICAGNALSKAGPASILISYTGVGIVVYLVLCALGEVASWSPEPSMTDHATRLCDPALGFTLGWIYWFKFMVVIPNQLAAGELLIAYWQDNEAKYSAFWTTAFLGVIIAANSMCGRYLGKYEVILSFFKVLVMSGLMALSIVLALGGGPDRDMKGFRYWRDPGAFASGAGGAVAGTVRAICRTVPSATLAYLGSELMGMTILRTPNPRKAAGRAIKVTFYRILVFNIVNITLLGILVPHDTHMLAFSHNTPQHRTASAFVAVAQSAGPSVIPHILNACLLLFVLSAANQALQMASVTLQGLSLDKNAPFFLCRTNRRGTPIYSLGTCSALACLAYLNISSGSKRLFEYSVNLVSMFSILTWASILVIHFSFIRARKAQKITDEVLSFRAPLGLFGSWVALVVCVFVTVIRGLDFVDPEYYPKGIDRSMAFVTSYIGIPLYITLVIGYKIGTKSKHVQPQDVDMGSLTPIPEPHSADGNTVGQEGPDSVPSLRT
- a CDS encoding aromatic alcohol reductase (COG:S;~EggNog:ENOG410PW0S;~InterPro:IPR036291,IPR008030;~PFAM:PF13460,PF05368); this encodes MSRTRVLLVGAAGETGGSIANGLLENPGFEVHALVRPRSVQKPAIVALQERGVQIRKGDLKGPEESLADVLTGIDVVVSCVGPAEQQDQIPLAKAAKSAGVQRFIPCGFITVAPPGGIMWLRDEKETVYNHIKQLRLPYTIIDIGWWYQLSYPRLGSGRTDYAMTTANNEIVGDGNTPLALTDLRDIGRYVAKIIVDDRTLNKMVFAYNTVLTQNQIYDLLEEISEEKIQRNYIPEETIYTRVLAARQSSETYPFDPVKFIPRYLAENQLSWGVRGDNNPEYAKYLGYLTSKDLYPDFAPHDFREYLEEVVRGTAKGVYTDRVISKAHQRMFPRTESSDSLYTRIFPRTESSDSLYMSR